One Heptranchias perlo isolate sHepPer1 chromosome 5, sHepPer1.hap1, whole genome shotgun sequence DNA window includes the following coding sequences:
- the LOC137321536 gene encoding putative uncharacterized protein DDB_G0290521 gives TPSPALSHTPSPSPALSHTPTPSPALSHTPSPSPSPALSYTPSPSPALSYTPPPSPALSHTPSPSPALSHTPSPSPALSHTPSPSPALSHTPSPSPALSHTPSPSPALSHTPSPSTALFHTPSPSPALSHTPSPSPALSHTPSPSTALFHTPSPSPALSHTPSPSPALFHTPPPSPSPALS, from the coding sequence acaccctcacccgctctgtctcacactccctcaccctcacccgctctgtctcacactcccacaccctcacccgctctgtctcacactccctcaccctcaccctcacccgctctgtcttacactccctcaccctcacccgctctgtcttacactcccccaccctcacccgctctgtctcacactccctcaccctcacccgctctgtctcacactccctcaccctcacccgctctgtctcacactccctcaccctcacccgctctgtctcacactccctcaccctcacccgctctgtctcacactccctcaccctcacccgctctgtctcacactccctcaccctcaaccGCTCTGTttcacactccctcaccctcacccgctctgtctcacactccctcaccctcacccgctctgtctcacactccctcaccctcaaccGCTCTGTttcacactccctcaccctcacccgctctgtctcacactccctcaccctcacccgctctgtttcacactcccccaccctcaccctcacccgctctgtct